In the genome of Caenorhabditis elegans chromosome IV, the window ATTCGAAGATGACAATATTCGAGTGGAATATCATAAATTGTTCGATCTACATCATGATCAACATCTTTACGAGCTTTTTCACTCAATTGTCCATCGGTTATTGTCTTTTCAGAGCTCACATTTGTCACTGCAGTAATCTTATTCCACGTTGAATGAGGACGCTTCCACAATTTTCTCAGCATCTCTTCAGATTTCTTCACTATATCATCTCCAGTCAGACCTTCAAGTGGCTTCAGAATATTTACCGGAGAATCTTGAAACGTGCTTTTTTCGGGTTTATCAATGATTTTCGGATCCACTCTATCATCTGTATCCTCTGTCGTTGTTTCAGAAGATATCGACGACAATGTTGATGAAGATTCAACGTCTACGTATTTCTGAAATAGAAGAATAGATTATTTAAATATGCGAAATTTTCCcccttaaaattcaaatttcccgatAAAATCTTGATAGAAACCGGGTACCAcatgtggtgtcagagtgttcCATTTTGGTAGACggagagttctcaactgatttcgcatggttaagaacgtgttgACGTCACAATTGTTGGGCAAaaagttcccgcattttttgtagatcaaacctcaatgggacagcctggcaccatgtGAAACGACCCGAAAATACAAATGACCACCGACCGCGTGGTGTAAGTGCGCTCCAGTAAACGAGAGGCgggaaattagaattttcggcTGTTTTATGAGTTTTTGATACCTTTATTGGGTTGTAAGTGAAAAACCggtgaaaatttctaaaaattgatctTAATTTGCAATCAATAGTTCAATAATGTATCAGAGcacaatttttagctgaagAACGATGCGCGAAAAGACGTGCGCCTTtgaaagtacagtaacccggtTTTCTACCCTTTTCTACCTTTTTATccagattttgtttttttaagttctAAGAGAAAAATTGTGCACAGTGTTCTGACCTCcctcattgcattttttgcgctccattgacaatcgcctgccgggcAACGCGTGGgtaagtcgtgtactccacacggacaaatatatttagttttacaactaaaatcgttccatttcaatttatgagggaatcCATAACCGCGtgaatgtgaaaaatggaagaaaatagCGGAATAGGTTACAGCAcacttaaaggcgcacacattttttgcGCGGCAACGATTAAAGAATATTTTGTACGTGTCGAGACCCGTTCTTCTGCAAATAAAACTACTTAACTCACCGAATTTCTGATATCATGATACTGTGATGAGGAGACCGGTTGCAGTGTCGAAGCGGATTCCCGATTCACGACGGGCTTCGGAGTTGAATTTTGACCCCCCATGACGGGGGAAATctaacaataaaatttgaatttgaacgaATAAGtgctctaaattttttgtttcgaattttttaagtgtcacgttgaaattttaaatttttttcctcaaaaatatgaacttatttcaaatccgaaaaaattgtatttttctctagagtcacttttttgttcatttttcactataccgaaaaattatatttttggtgACTCTAGAATCACAAGAAATACGATTTTATTTATGTAAATTCGTATTTCTGGTGGCTTCAGaaccactttttcataaactggtatttctggtggctcTAGAGCTACTTTTCTataaaatcgtattttcaCTGGCTCTAGATCCACTTTTCCATAAGCTCATGGAATCTGGCAACCTGGGTTTCGGctggaaaatgatgaaaaacgTGTAAAATTAGAGCTTaaaacaatcgaaaaatcggaaaattcagggaatttaacttgaaaagtgaaaaaaataatcatttttcaagagaaaattttaaaaaaatgagaaaatcggagtaaataaatgaaaaaatgccaaaattttcaattttcaccgCATAAtcttgcaattttcagaagcaGAGCTCTCGGATCCATGTACTTCCACTCCAAAACCTCCGAAGAGTAAATAAAACCAGTGGAACTAAggatttctttttaaaaaagatgaaagtttgcaactttttcgatttgtGCTCAAAAAGAATGTCGGAGCCAGAAGTCTGGAAGTGTCGGAAGAGTGGCTGAATAGCGATTTGGAGTTCATTTGAGGAAATATTGGGAGAGATTCAAGGATATCGACTACCGAAGAAATATCGTTACCGGTacgtatttattttcaaatttgctgtAAGCCTAACAACGAAACCAAGATATTCATATCagctaatttttattcaaaacgaAATACATTAGTCGATGTACACTTTTACAATCCGGGTTGTGAAGTATTTGTTTCGGTTCTTTTCCTTCATCTTAATAAAATGTGGGCTTGCAGACTGTTCTTCCCCGGTCTTCGAAAGATGAAGAGTAAAGCTCTTCATGGCAAGAATCGAACCGTTCGAAACATCcatacaaacatttttgataggAGTAATTCGAAAATCGACCATATTTTCCGATGTATTTGTGATTGTCACAGTTCCCGGGGTTTGGTAGCTAATTCGTATGACCTTCGGGGAAATATCCAGAAATCCACGTTTATCAGCCATAGTGTTCCTAActctgaaattaatatttttgttgttttcactGAAATGGACTTACTCTATGGAATCCGATAAAGAAGAATTAGAATACGAAGATGAATTGGACGACGATGACGGACTAGACGATGCTTTTGAGGCGCAGAGGGTGATGAGAAACGGAGCcagtaaaaacaaaatcagCGTGGTCATACCAACAGATCTaataaacttgaaaactcGCATTATCAGAATCAATTGCAATTGGAATGACAAACTCGACTCGATCATACAAGAATTTGAGCAACAAAATGAGTGTCGAACTTAtcattatctgaaaatgaatcgATTAAAGAAGTGgacaaaacttgaaaactcacattaCGGATTTTATTAGTCGAGTAGTTGAAGCGACGAGCGACGATCGGACAAAAATCACGTACAAAGCGTGATATAGAGTTGGGAATAAATTATTCCGAAGATAAGCCTGTGAAGTTGGACGTGAAgtgaagttggaaaaaaccattgtatcattttatttttatttgttcacGTCTACAGAATAACTTTCAATTATAATTAAAATActattaaaacaattatttactGCAGTTTCATTTCTCTCCCTCCGAAAACCCCCTAAACGCCTCTGAAAGACTTTATAATGCAGCCTGttacgtggtgtcagagtgtcccatcacggtgtgatctacaaaaaatatattttactctctggtttcacagaataatttactctctggcttcatcgattattttactctctggcttcacagaatattttactctctggcttcacagaatattttactctctggcttcacagaatattttactctctggcttcacagaatattttactctctggcttcacagaatattttactctctggcttcacagaatattttactctctggcttcacagaatattttactctctggcttcacagaatattttactctctggcttcacagaatattttactctctggcttcacagaatattttactctctggcttcacactatcttttactctctggcttcacactatcttttactctctggcttcacagaatattttactctctggcttcacactatattttactctctggcttcacagaatattttactctctggtttcaccatattttttactctctggcttcaccatattttttactctctggcttcaccatattttttactctctggcttcacagaatattttactctctggcttcacagaatattttactctctggcttcaccatattttttactctctggcttcaccatattttttactctctggcttcacagaatattttactctctggtttcaccatattttttactctctggcttcaccatatttttttactctctggcttcaccatattttttactccctggcttcacagaatattttttactctctggcttcaccatattttttactctctggcttcaccatatttttttactctctggcttcaccatattttttactctctggcttcacagaatattttactctctggtttcaccatattttttactccctggcttcacagaatattttactctctggcttcacagaatattttactctctggcttcacagaatattttactctctggcttcacagaatattttactctctggcttcacagaatattttactctctggcttcacagaatattttactctctggcttcacagaatattttactctctggcttcacagaatattttactctctggcttcacagaatattttactctctggtttcaccatattttttactctctggcttcaccatattttttactctctggcttcaccatattttttactctctggcttcacagaatattttactctctggcttcacactatattttactctctggcttcacactatcttttactctctggcttcacagaatattttactctctggcttcacagaatattttactctctggcttcacagaatattttactctctggcttcacagaatattttactctctggcttcacactatattttactctctggcttcacagaatattttactctctggcttcacactatcttttactctctggcttcacagaatattttactcccTGGCTTCACCAtgttttttactctctggcttcacactatattttactctctggcttcacagaatattttactatGCGGCActtgtgaaaatgaaatttccaacGAGGAAATTGGATGTTTTCGGGATCAAACATTTTAAGAGAtcaaaatgtcagaaaaattggaCAGATGTAATTTGAAAGTCTGTCTCAAGGACTCAAGAAATcagagtgaaaaattgaataatactTGGTCTACGAGTTATGAAAGTTCTGACAAAATCATCATAAACTTTCAGAATCAGAGATCGgtcttcttttaatttttgtggcGTCATAGCtgtcaaaaatatgtttcccgCGAATTTCTAGATGTCAAAACTCTTTGGCCGAGTGTTCTTTTTTTAGGCCACGTATCACTGCTTCCTCATTTAAACAATATGTTtggttgtttgaaaaaaaaattaattcagtCTTTGGGAATTTCTCATGATATATCAGTTcctgaaagaaaatatttatttctcgaatgtttttccttttctaACACCaaatatcaaacaattttaaggCCACCCATatcgttttaaaaataaatcaagttTGTAAAACAGGTGGAAAAAACCCCTCAACTATACAtacttgaatttaaaattatatttctatGAGTTAAGCTGATTCAGAAATACATCAGAATCAGCTGGTTTTGACAAAATTgtcactattttttaaaaatagatttgaGACCCACTCCAcctttttttcgggaaaatcatgaatttgaaaattttaaagtattgaTTTTCACTTGCAGTAAGGCCATCAGCTGCATACACTATTAATAAAATGAATTGCTTATTGCAATAAAAACCGCGtgaatgaaaaaatagaataaaaagtTGTACTTGCATTTCCCAAGTGTGACTAGTTTTGTCTTCATAGCTCAAAGTTGATATAGCACTTGTGggttttttgcctaaaaatattttattttaaagctagttatttttattaaaagttaaatagtgctaaaataaccaaatgtcaaagtaaaacttttcaataacgtttttaaaattttggaattcgaCCAAATTTAAATACCCACCCATATCTTGgatttttccaacaataacttttagaaaacctttcttaaatattttattaacatTTGAACTTGAGATCTTTTTAACCTCAATCTCATAAACATTTCCctaatcaaatttcaacttgttgtttttcaaattttttatagccTAGGCTGCAGCTACAAATGTTATATTTCCACTCAGAAAATGTGTTAAACAAGTATGTTTGATGTTCAATTTATTAAACTTTCACAgattcttgttttttcaaaaaaaattaccgcattcctacagtacccttccTTCCTATTGCTATAACTCTCCAGAAAATAAGCTCAATAACTCGAGTACATTATATTgttcttggaaaaaaaaattattccgtGATATTAca includes:
- the W02A2.8 gene encoding NT-3 (Confirmed by transcript evidence), producing MGGQNSTPKPVVNRESASTLQPVSSSQYHDIRNSKYVDVESSSTLSSISSETTTEDTDDRVDPKIIDKPEKSTFQDSPVNILKPLEGLTGDDIVKKSEEMLRKLWKRPHSTWNKITAVTNVSSEKTITDGQLSEKARKDVDHDVDRTIYDIPLEYCHLRIPKSRTSRSCPDPWRRYGAHVKLCEVGGWMPENRNKNSKVIVVKKGSAPPAAPRCKPLMTVEDYLGVLRK
- the Y62E10A.3 gene encoding Major sperm protein (Confirmed by transcript evidence), translated to MIESSLSFQLQLILIMRVFKFIRSVGMTTLILFLLAPFLITLCASKASSSPSSSSNSSSYSNSSLSDSIEVRNTMADKRGFLDISPKVIRISYQTPGTVTITNTSENMVDFRITPIKNVCMDVSNGSILAMKSFTLHLSKTGEEQSASPHFIKMKEKNRNKYFTTRIVKVYID